Proteins encoded in a region of the Populus nigra chromosome 3, ddPopNigr1.1, whole genome shotgun sequence genome:
- the LOC133689073 gene encoding nonsense-mediated mRNA decay factor SMG7-like: MTVPMDNPVDLSSRDHVQRLYDKNVELGNRLRRSAQARIPSDFTVWQQMRENYEAIILEDHAFSEQHEIEYALWQLHYRRIEEFRTHCKAALASNGSVTSQNGTMIARPERITKIRSQFKTFLSEATGFYHDLMLKIRAKCGLPLVSFSDNSESQNIMSGEGNKATMMRKGLISCHRCLIYLGDLSRYKGLYGEGDSKLSDFSAASSYYKQASSLWPSSGNPHHQLGILATYSGDEFEAIYCYFRSLAVDNPFSTARDNLIIEFEKNRQSFSQLCGDAKASLTKNATRQIGRRGRGKGSKMSPLKDNKKDASALKKNTSSIPETLKAFKIRFVRLNGILFTRTSLETFVEVLSMVKSDLLELLSSGSKEEYNFDSSAEDNGLVIVRLISILIFTIHNVNREAKLESYADILQRSVLLQNAFTAIFDLMGLIIKRCTQLNDPLASFLLPGVMVFLEWLVCHPDFATGIEVEEHQAAARLFFWENCISFLNKLLSNGTMPIDVDGEDACFSNMSSYDESETSNRLALWEDFELRGFLPLAPAQLILDFSRKQSVTSDGGVKEKKACLQRILYAGKALVGLVRVGQQGMYFDSESKKFAIGAVPQTAHSFEVAASLEMSSLNVLGQKYPAVEKSSVEQTPLYMDGEEEDEVIIFKPLMADRHFDVNALELSTFEVPSNASQGKMESCIGSVPVSCDSYYLSNGFNGSTVGPKSPASVAPLHFQALQPTASKWPAKSEGSIPNGLNNFNLVGNGLVMKSGLQEHQVVLQPSAVSLPLPHFVNPSAGNLLPAKVSDTAVHLKSEPVMSSVSGFDSLSLKASSVFSASSRLNPVSRPVHHLGPPPGFSSVPPRAKCEILSGIGQENYDLHMDDYSWLDGYQPPSSAKATVFNNSINHPEQSCHHMKANDGLTGTRMFPFPGKQLQTFPMKIESQNGWLNRQLPDHLKLYQEWQQQQLAKIG; encoded by the exons ATGACGGTTCCGATGGATAATCCAGTGGATCTTTCATCGCGGGACCATGTTCAACGTCTTTATGACAAg AATGTTGAGTTGGGGAATAGGCTTCGGAGGTCAGCCCAAGCAAGAATTCCATCTGATTTTACTGTTTGGCAACAGATGCGAGAGAATTATGAGGCAATTATCCTAGAAGATCATGCTTTCTCTGAGCAACATGAAATAGAATATGCTTTGTGGCAGTTGCATTACCGGCGTATTGAGGAGTTTCGAACTCATTGCAAAGCTGCTCTTGCTTCAAATGGTTCAGTTACATCTCAGAATGGAACAATGATTGCAAGACCTGAACGAATTACAAAAATTCGTTCTCAGTTTAAAACCTTTCTGTCTGAAGCAACTGGATTCTATCATGATTTAATGTTGAAAATCAGAGCAAAGTGTGGTCTTCCTCTAGTTTCTTTTTCAGATAATTCAGAGAGTCAGAATATTATGTCTGGGGAAGGAAATAAAGCTACTATGATGAGGAAAGGCCTGATTTCCTGCCACCGTTGTCTGATTTACCTTGGTGACCTTTCACGTTATAAAGGCTTATATGGTGAAGGAGACTCAAAACTAAGTGATTTTTCAGCCGCGTCAAGTTACTATAAGCAAGCATCTTCATTGTGGCCTTCAAGTGGCAATCCGCACCATCAG CTTGGAATATTAGCTACTTATTCAGGGGATGAATTTGAAGCAATATACTGCTACTTTAGGAGTCTAGCCGTTGACAACCCCTTCTCAACTGCCAGAGATAACTTGATTATTGAATTTGAGAAG AATCGTCAAAGTTTTTCCCAGCTCTGTGGGGATGCCAAAGCTTCATTGACGAAGAATGCAACAAGGCAAATCGGTAGGAGAGGAAGAGGCAAAGGTAGCAAAATGTCTCCCTtgaaagacaataaaaaagatgCAAGTGCTCTAAAGAAAAACACATCCAGTATTCCCGAAACTTTAAAAGCTTTCAAAATTCGATTTGTCCGACTAAATGGCATCCTATTTACACGAACAAG TTTGGAAACTTTTGTAGAGGTTCTTTCAATGGTCAAAAGTGACTTGCTTGAACTTCTGTCATCTGGGTCAAAAGAAGAGTACAATTTTGATTCAAGTGCTGAGGATAATGGGCTTGTGATTGTTAGGCTTATATCCATTCTTATATTCACAATCCATAATGTGAATCGGGAAGCTAAGCTTGAGTCATATGCTGACATCTTGCAACGCTCAGTTTTGCTTCAGAATGCTTTTACTGCCATCTTTGACTTGATGGGGCTCATTATTAAGAGATGCACACAACTGAATGATCCTTTGGCTAGCTTTCTGTTGCCTGGAGTGATGGTATTTTTGGAGTGGTTAGTCTGTCATCCAGATTTTGCTACTGGCATCGAAGTGGAAGAGCATCAAGCTGCTGCTAGATTGTTCTTTTGGGAgaattgtatttcttttttgaacAAGCTCTTGTCAAATGGGACCATGCCCATTGATGTGGACGGAGAGGATGCTTGTTTTTCCAACATGAGCAGCTATGATGAAAGTGAAACCTCCAACAGGCTTGCATTGTGGGAGGACTTCGAATTGAGAGGGTTTTTGCCTCTTGCTCCAGCACAAttgattcttgatttttcaaggaagCAATCTGTCACAAGTGATGGTGGTGTTAAGGAGAAAAAGGCATGTCTTCAGAGGATTCTATATGCTGGAAAAGCTCTTGTAGGCTTAGTTCGGGTTGGGCAGCAAGGCATGTATTTTGACTCAGAGTCGAAGAAATTTGCCATTGGTGCTGTGCCTCAAACAGCCCATAGTTTTGAGGTGGCTGCTTCTCTTGAAATGTCTTCTTTAAATGTTTTGGGGCAAAAATATCCAGCTGTGGAGAAATCGAGTGTGGAACAGACTCCATTATACATGGATGGGGAAGAAGAGGATgaggtgattatttttaagCCGTTGATGGCTGATAGGCACTTTGATGTCAATGCTCTTGAGTTGTCTACTTTTGAGGTTCCAAGTAATGCCTCTCAAGGCAAAATGGAGAGCTGTATAGGATCTGTTCCTGTCTCTTGTGATTCTTATTATCTGTCAAATGGTTTCAATGGAAGCACAGTTGGCCCTAAATCTCCTGCTTCTGTTGCCCCCCTGCATTTTCAAGCATTGCAACCTACCGCTTCAAAATGGCCTGCCAAATCTGAAGGATCCATTCCCAATGGGCTGAACAACTTCAATTTGGTAGGGAATGGGCTTGTTATGAAGAGTGGGTTGCAAGAACACCAAGTAGTTTTGCAACCTTCTGCAGTTTCACTTCCTCTTCCACACTTTGTGAACCCTAGTGCTGGTAACCTGCTACCTGCTAAGGTTTCTGATACTGCAGTACACTTGAAATCTGAGCCAGTCATGTCTTCTGTCTCTGGTTTTGACAGTCTGTCCTTGAAGGCATCATCAGTGTTCTCAGCTAGTTCAAGATTGAATCCAGTAAGCCGTCCTGTTCATCACCTTGGTCCTCCACCTGGATTTAGCTCTGTTCCTCCTAGGGCCAAATGTGAGATCTTATCTGGCATTGGTCAGGAGAATTATGATTTGCATATGGATGATTATAGCTGGCTTGATGGATATCAGCCACCGTCATCAGCAAAAGCAACTGTGTTTAACAATTCTATCAATCACCCTGAACAATCTTGTCATCATATGAAAGCGAATGATGGCCTGACAGGAACAAGAATGTTTCCATTTCCTGGCAAGCAACTCCAAACATTTCCTATGAAAATTGAAAGCCAGAATGGCTGGTTGAACCGCCAGCTTCCTGATCATCTGAAACTATACCAGGAGTGGCAACAGCAGCAACTTGCAAAAATAGGCTAG